The genomic region AATGCCGCAACCATGGTCGATGTTGTGGGTCGCGGAAAGCAGAAGGGCATCAAGATCGGGGGTATGGTCTATGACGAGATCCCCAAGATCCTCATCCTCATGGTGATCCCGGACGAGGAGAAAGAAAAAGTCGTGAAGATCATCCTTGGAACCGCCCGGACAGGAACCGACGGGACGTTTGGCGATGGCAAGATCTTCGTGAGCCCGGTTGAGGAAGCGTACACCATCTCGCGGAACAGCAAAGGCCTCTAGAGGCGATGGCAATGAAAGAGATCATGGCCATCGTGCGGATGAAAAAGACCGGCGCAACCAAAAAAGCCCTTGTCGCAACCGGCGTTGCCGGGTTCACTGCGGTAAAAGTGCTGGGCCGGGGAAAACTGGTCACCGATCCAAAGGAGCTCGACAAATGCAGGGAGAAACTCCTTGCCATGGGACTCGATGACTTCAGCGATGCGGGAGATACCGAGAAACTGGTCACCAGTTTCCTGGACGGGTCCAGGTTCTTCCCGCGGCGTCTCTTCACGATCCTGGCGCACGATGACGACGTGCCCCGGATTGTCGAGGCAATAACAAAAGTAAACCGGACAGAGTACGGGATTGGCGACGGAACCATCTTTGTCCTGCCGGTTGAGGATGCGGTCCGGGTCAGAACCGGAGAAGCAGGAGAAGCAGCTATCTGGTGAGGAGGTGTCAGAATGGCAGGAATCGATGTAACCATAGAGGAGATGCTCGAACCTTACCCGGATACCGTCAAGAAAAACCGGAAAAAGCATCTCATTGTAAAGAACGAGGCAGCGGAATGCTGCCCCCAGATCGAGGCGAACACGCGGACCATCCCCGGCATCATCTCGCAGCGCGGCTGTGCCTATGCCGGGTGCAAAGGTGTCGTGGTCGGCCCCATCAAGGACATGATCACCATCACCCACGGCCCGGTCGGCTGCGGGTACTACAGCTGGGGCACCCGCCGGAACAAGGCGCGGGCGAATGACACGACCCCAAAAGACAAGGTCTACTCCCAGCTCTGCTTCACGACCGACATGCAGGAGCCCGACATCGTCTTTGGCGGCGAGAAGAAACTCGCAAAGATGATCGACGAGGTCGTCGCGACCTTCCATCCCAGGGCCATCAACATCTGCGCAACCTGCCCGGTCGGTCTCATCGGGGACGATATCAACGCGGTTGCAAAAGCAGCCGAAGAACGGCACGGGATCCAGGTCCTTAGCTATAACTGCGAGGGCTACAAAGGGGTCAGCCAGTCGGCAGGCCACCATATCGCGAACAACAATCTCATGGAG from uncultured Methanoregula sp. harbors:
- a CDS encoding P-II family nitrogen regulator codes for the protein MLLIRAIVRPEKKDEVLAELSGAGFNAATMVDVVGRGKQKGIKIGGMVYDEIPKILILMVIPDEEKEKVVKIILGTARTGTDGTFGDGKIFVSPVEEAYTISRNSKGL
- a CDS encoding P-II family nitrogen regulator, which produces MKEIMAIVRMKKTGATKKALVATGVAGFTAVKVLGRGKLVTDPKELDKCREKLLAMGLDDFSDAGDTEKLVTSFLDGSRFFPRRLFTILAHDDDVPRIVEAITKVNRTEYGIGDGTIFVLPVEDAVRVRTGEAGEAAIW